The genomic region ATCTTTGTCCACCGAGGGATCGAGACCGTCCTTATCGATGTAGCCCCACAGATCCTTCCCCCGGCCGCCCTTCCAGAGTGTGCATCGAGTCTGGAAAACCACATACTCAAAAACGGTGTGCAGCTCCGCCTGAGCGCCTTCCTGGAACACCTTGAAGAGACCTCCCAAAGGGCGGTTCTCCACTTCAAGGAGGGTCCGCCCCTCGAAGCGGATCTATGCCTGGTATGCACCGGGGTCAGGGCAAACCTGGATTTCCTGGATCCAACCTGGACCGGCGTAGATCGCGGTATCATCGTCAACCACAGGCTGGAAACCCAGACCGAAGGCATCTATGCCGCTGGAGACGTGAGTCAGGGAACCAACCTGCTGACAGGCAAGAAAGAAGTGCTGGGGCTCTGGGGAAACGCCTGTTACCAGGGGCGATGCGCGGGGATCAATATGGCCGGAGGGAGAAGTTCATACCCGGGATCCATTCCTGATCACGTGAGCACTTTTTTCGGAATCCATTTCGTGCATCTCGGGGATGTCCATCGGCAGGGATCCGAGATCGCCGTACTTTCCGGTGATGACGGAGACGATGGAGTAAAGTTCTGGTTGGTCTTTGAAGGAAAAAGGCTGGTGGGGGCGAATCTACTGGGGAACCTGGAGCACGCCGGGCGGTTGCGGAGGACCATCCTGCTCAGGCTCGACTGGGGGGAGCACCTCTCCCAGCTCAGGGAACGTCTTTCAAGTGAAATCCTGGATAGGGCCCTTTGCACCCTCCTGCCTGCGCAACATCGATTTATCAGTACTCAATACCCTGCTGGGCCTTGATTCCCTCCTGAAAGGAATGCTTGATTTCCCGCATCTCCGTAGCCAGGTCCGCCATCTCCACGACCTCTTTACGGGCGTCTCTCCCGGTCAAGACAAGATGCAGCCCGGGGGGCCTTTTCCGAAGACCTTCCAGGACCTCATCTACGGAAATGAGTCCGAATTTCACGGCATAGTTGATCTCGTCCAGGATGATCATGTCATAGGTCCCTGAACCCATCTCTTCCAGGAAATAGTCCCAGGCCTCCCTCACGGCCCGGATGTCTTCTGGATCCGCCCCCCCCCGTCCTGGACGGACAAATCCCCTTCCCATTGGAAGGATCTTGAAATGGGGTGCCAATCTCTTGGCGGCTTCCAGTTCTCCGTAATGCATGGATCCCTTGATAAACTGGATCATCAGGGTCGATAGGCCGTGCCCCACGGCCCGGAAGGCCATTCCCATAGCGGCGGTGGTCTTACCCTTGCCGTCACCCGTAAAAACGATGATGAGCCCCTTTTTCGGCATAAATACCTTCCCTCTCCCGTCTCCCGCTCTGA from Deltaproteobacteria bacterium harbors:
- the cobO gene encoding cob(I)yrinic acid a,c-diamide adenosyltransferase, producing the protein MPKKGLIIVFTGDGKGKTTAAMGMAFRAVGHGLSTLMIQFIKGSMHYGELEAAKRLAPHFKILPMGRGFVRPGRGGADPEDIRAVREAWDYFLEEMGSGTYDMIILDEINYAVKFGLISVDEVLEGLRKRPPGLHLVLTGRDARKEVVEMADLATEMREIKHSFQEGIKAQQGIEY
- a CDS encoding FAD-dependent oxidoreductase; translation: MNQGSLPLLIIGNGGAAVHAALGARQAGFKGRIRLVADREGPAFNPMLAPYYLAGSIPFERCFPFGADFYIRHELECLFGSPVEYLDPRNREVRLADNRKIPYEKCLLATGASPVLPGVPGLRESSRVFTLRTASDTTRLADTLPVTRKAAILGASLVGLKVAEIFVHRGIETVLIDVAPQILPPAALPECASSLENHILKNGVQLRLSAFLEHLEETSQRAVLHFKEGPPLEADLCLVCTGVRANLDFLDPTWTGVDRGIIVNHRLETQTEGIYAAGDVSQGTNLLTGKKEVLGLWGNACYQGRCAGINMAGGRSSYPGSIPDHVSTFFGIHFVHLGDVHRQGSEIAVLSGDDGDDGVKFWLVFEGKRLVGANLLGNLEHAGRLRRTILLRLDWGEHLSQLRERLSSEILDRALCTLLPAQHRFISTQYPAGP